The genomic region GGTCGCCACCCTTCCCTCGAGGGCGACGCACGGGGACATGACGGCATCGGCGATGACGGTCGCCGATTCAGCCACGCCCCCGCGGGCGCGGAATCTGCAGGATGGAAGCGGGGTGTCGCACGGCCCGAGACGGGCAGGGTGCCGGTGGAGAGCCCGGCACCGGCATTCGGACCGGAACCCCGGACCTTCGCCGCGACACCGACCGCCTCCCCCCGGAGACTCCCTGGCCGGTCACCGCGCGGTGTGCTGCGCGCGGCTGTCGGCAGGTCTTCGGGCTCTGGACATGGGCGAGAAAAGAGTGAAGAGGAGTGAGAAAAGAGTGGCGAACCGCCTTTTACTCTTCACTCACTTCTCTTCACTCTCTCCTTAACCTTTGCCTACTCCCCACCGCTTCCCAGGGCCGTGCCCCAGTGCCATGACGGGTTTCGTTTCCACTACCGCTGCGGGGCAGCGCCGGCTTTGGTCCGCCTTTCGAAGGCGGGTACCGCACCGGACTTCCCTTTTAAGCTGCGCCGGCCACGAGGACCGGTGCAGCACCGACGGACTCAACATAGTGGGGTAATGCCGATCCGTCAACACGATATGTGGTGGAAAGTGGAGCGAGTAGAACCTTGACAAAACCGATGCCGCCGCCCCGCCGGTGGTGTAGCCTCGCTAGCAGCTGAACGGGATGGGCGGATGCAATGGAAGGATTGATCGTGCTGCTGGTGCTGGCGGTACTGCTGGTGCCGGTGTTGCTGGTCGTGGCGCTGGTCCTGATCGCCGGATTGCGGTCAAGGGTCGCCGTCCTCGAGAACCAGGTCGCATCGCTCCGGACCGCGCGGAGCACCGTGTCCGATACCGGGGCGACGCTTGCGAAGGCTGCGGCCATGAGGCCCGATGCTCCGCCGTCAGTCGCGCCAGCCCCGGCTCCGCGGTCGCCTGCTCCAGAACAGGCTGCTCCAGAACAGGCGGCTTCAGAGCAGGCCGCTCCAGAACAGGCCGCTCCAGAGCAGCCTGCGCGTCCCGCGCCGGCCACGCCACCCCCTGCTCCGATGCCGCCGCCGCTGCCGCGTGCGCCCGCGGCCGCGTCGTCCCCGCCACCTGTCGCCGGGCCTGCGCCCGTCCGCCCGGGTCCCGATCCACTCGATGTGCTCGTGCGTGCGGTGAAGCGCTGGTTCACCGAGGGCAACGTGCCGGTCAAGGTCGGCATGCTGGTGTTGTTCGCCGGCGTCGCGGCATTGCTCAAGTACGCCAGCGATCAGGGCTGGATGAGCTTTCCGATCCAGTTGCGCCTGGCCGGCGTCGCCGCGGCGGGGCTGGCCGCGCTGGTGTTCGGCTGGCGCCAGCGCGAACGTCGGCGCAGCTTCGGCCTGAGCCTGCAGGGTGGGGCGATCGGCGTGTTGCTGCTGGTCGTGTTTGCCGCGTTCAAGCTGTATCCATTGCTGCCACCGGGCGCCGCGTTCGCGCTGAGCATCGTGCTGGTGGCCGGTGCGGGCGTGCTGGCCGTGGCCCAGAATTCGGTCGCGCTGGCGATACTGGGCATCCTCGCCGGGTTCCTTGCACCGCTGTGGCTTTCCACGGGCGGCGGCAACCATGTCGCGCTGTTCGGCTATTACGCCGTGCTCAACGCGGCGATCTTCGCGATCGCCTGGTGGCGACCGTGGCGCGCGCTGAACCTGCTCGGTTTCGTGTTCACCTTCGGCATCGGCACGCTGTGGGGCGTGCTGCGCTACCGCAGCGAGGACTTCGCCTCGACCGAACCGTTCCTGCTGCTGTTCTTCGCGTTCTACCTGCTGATTCCGATCCTGTACGCACGCCGTCGCCCGGCCGGGCATCGCGACCTGGTCGATGGTTGCCTGGTCTTCGGCATGCCGCTGGTGGCGTTTTCGCTGCAGGCCGGCCTGCTCGAAGGGCAGCGGATGGCGTTGGCGTTCTGCGCGCTCGGCCTGGCCGCGATCTATGCCGCGCTGGCGTGGGCGTTGCGGCGTCGCGAGCACTTCGCCGCGCTGGTGGCCCCCTACGCGGTGCTGGCGGTCGGCTTCGCGACGCTGGCGGTGCCGCTGGCGCTTTCGGCACAGGCCACGGCCAGCGTGTTCGCGCTTGAGGGTGCGGCGCTGGCATGGCTGGGACTGCGGCAGCAGCGACGGCTGCCGCAGGTCGCGGGCGTATTGCTGCAGCTGGCGGCTGCGGCGAGCTTCATGATCGGTTACCCGGGGGCCGCCCCGACGATGGCCGTGGCCAACGCCGGTTTCACCGGTGCCTTGTTGATCGCGCTGGCCGGCTTTGCCAGCGCCTGGAGTTACTGGCACGCCGGCCAGCGCCCGCAGTCGATGCCGTACTACCTGTGGGGATTGGCCTGGTGGTGTGGGAACGGCCTGAACGAGATCGACCGTTTCATCGCCGCGGAACAACGTGCCGATGTCGTCCTGATGTGTGTTGCGGCCAGTACCGCTCTGGCGGCGCTGTTCCAGCGTCGCATCGCGGCACCGGCCCTGGCCTGGACCGTGGTGGCCGGGCTGGCGGCGGCATTGCCGCTGGCGCTGGCGCAGGACGCCGCGCATGCGCATCCGTTCGCCGGCCTGGGCGCGCTCGCCTGGGCACTGTATGCGGTGCTGGGGGGGTATGCGCTGCATGGCATGCGCAAGCAGGCAGGACCGGCGCCGGGATGGGCGCATGCGGCGTGGCTGGCCGCGTGGCCGCTGGCGCTCGGGCTCGGCCTGCACGAACTCGCCCTACGGCTCCAACTGGGCGATGGATGGCGCATCGCGCTCGCGGCGCTGCCATGGCTGGCGGTCGCGGCCGCCCTGCAGTGGCGACCGGCCTGGGTGGCATGGCCGCTGACGCAGCGCTTCGGTCAATGGCGCGCGCCGTTGCAGTGCGGGTTCCTGCTGCTCCTCGCGATCGTGTTCCTGGCCGGATTGAAGCTCCCGGGTAATAGCGCTCCGTTGCCGTGGCTGCCGCTGCTCAACCCGCTGGACCTGTTCCAGGTTGCCGTGCTGGTTGTGGTGGCCGCGGGAATGCGGGCGACGCCGGTCGGCTCCACCCTGCATACCTGGCGCATGCCGGCGGTGGCGGCGACCGGGTTCGTGCTGGTCAGTGCCATCACCCTGCGCGCGACCCATCACTGGGGAAGCGTCGAATGGGGTGCGGGGATGTTCTCCAGCAGCCTGGTGCAGACGGCGTTGACCGTGGTCTGGAGCATGCTTGGCGTGCTTGGCTGGATATTCGGTTCGCGCCGCGGCCAGCGCACGCTGTGGCTGGCGGGTGCTGTGTTGATGGCCGTGGTGCTGGCGAAGCTGGTGCTGATCGACCGCCAGCACCTCGGCAACCTGCTCGGCATCGTATCGTTCATCGCCTACGGCCTGTTGTGTACCGCGGTGGGTTACTTCGCACCCGCACCGCCACGGTCACCCGGGTCCAGGCCGGACAACACCGGGGAGGTCGCATGAACACGATTGCGTCGTTGTTGGTCCGTGCATGCCTGGCCGCGCTGCTGCTGCCATCGATCGCGATGGCGACAGGACCGGAAGGCTACGGCTGGGAATGGCCGCTGACGCTGTCCCGGGACGATGGCGGTGCCTACCGGGCAACGCTGGACGAGTCGGTCTATCGCCGGATCCAGGACCCGCGGATGCGCGACCTGGAGGTGTTCGATGGCGAAGGCCTGTCCGTCCCCGCTGCGGTCTTCGAACCGGAGCAGCCGCTGGCGCAGTCACCGCGGCGACTGGCCCTGTCATGGTTCACGCTGCCTGCACCGGCTCCCGGCGCGGCACGGCGTTGGGAGCTGGTCAGTGAGGCCGATGAAGACGGTCGCCTGCGCCGGGTCGAGGTGCGTGGCGGCACCGCGCCGGATCCGGCCGCGGGCACCGCGTTGCTGGTCGACCTGAGCCGGGTACGTGAAGCCGTGGTCGCGCTCGAGTTCGAATGGAACGCAACCGATGCGCTCGATCTCGGCTACCGGGTCGAGGCCAGTGACGATCTGGATCACTGGCAGTCGCTGGCGGCGCGCGGGCGGCTGATCGATCTCCAGCGCGAAGGGCGGCGCCTCCTGCATCGCCGCATCGAGCTTTTCGGCCTGCTGCCGCACCACCAGCGTGCGCGCTATCTGCGGCTGACACCCGACCGCCCCGACCAGGTGGTCGAGATCACCGCCCTCAAGGCGATATTCGCTCCGCCCCCGGCCAAGGCCGCCCTGCAATGGGTCGAACGCGCACCCGCACGCGCGGCATCGGCGGACGGGCGGGTCCACGAATACACCCTCGACGGACGCTTTCCGATCCGGCAGGTGGACGTCGCCCTGTCTGGCAACCATGCCGTCGAATGGCGGCTGGAAAGCCGCGACTCGACCGATGCGGACTGGCAGCTACGCACCGGCCCGTGGATGACCTACCAGGTCGGTGCCGGGAACGGAGGTCGCTCCGCCGCACGCGAACTGCCCATGGTGCTTCGCGACCGCTACTGGCGCCTGAGCGCGAACGGGCCGGTCAATGGCGAACCGGCGCTGCGGTTCGGGTACGCCCCGGAGGTGGTCGTGTTCCTGGCGCAGGGTGCTCCGCCGTACGTGCTCGCGGCCGGCAGCACGCGTGCCCGTCGCGCGGACTCACCGTTGCCGCGGCTGGTCGAGACGCTGCGCGCGCAACAGGGAGACGACTGGCAGCCCGCGGCGGCCTGGCTGGGAACATCGAGGGTGCTGGCGGGCGACGCCGCGCTGGCGCCGGTACGGGATTGGACGTCCTGGCTGCTCTGGAGCCTGCTGGTGCTCGGTGCCCTGGTGGTGGCCGGGTTCGCATTGAGCCTGCTGCGCCCGGGACGCGGGCCATCGCAGTCTCCGGAAGGGACCGCGGCTGCGCCTCCGGAAACCGACACGGTCGCCAGCCGGGAGGGCCACGGGGACGAGGCCGGGTCCGGCCCATCCGATAACAGTTCCTGAGCCCTGCGGTTTCAATCCGGAGGCCGGGCCGCGACAATAGCGGGCTCGCGCGTTGCGCGTGCCTCCATTCTGCGCGTCCTTAATCCAGGAGCTGTCCATGCCCATCCTCCGCATGACCGACCTCGACCTCGCCGGCCAGCGCGTGCTGATTCGCGAAGACCTCAACGTGCCGATCAGCGATGGCCGGATCACTTCCGAGCAGCGCATCCTCGCCGCGCTGCCGACGATGAAGCTGGCATTGGAAAAGGGCGCGGCAGTGATGGTCACCTCGCACCTGGGCCGGCCGAAGGAAGGGCAGTGGAGCGAGGCCGATTCGCTTGCGCCGGTCGCGAAGCGGTTGTCCGAACTGCTCGGCATCGAGGTGCCGCTGGTGCGCGATTGGGTCGACGGTGTCGAGGTTGCGCCGGGTCAGCTGGTGCTGCTGGAAAACTGCCGCATGAACGTCGGCGAGAAGGCCGATGACGAGGCGCTGTCGAAGCAATACGCCGCGCTGTGCGACGTGTTCGTGATGGACGCGTTCGGCACCGCGCACCGTGCCCAGGCCTCGACCCACGGCGCGATCCGCCACGCCACGGTTGCCGCCGGCGGCCCGCTGCTGATGGCCGAGCTCGATGCACTTGCGAAGGCGCTCGACAACCCGGCGCGGCCACTGCTGGCGATCGTCGCCGGCTCCAAGGTCAGCACCAAGCTGGAGCTGCTGTCGTCGCTGGTGGGCAAGGTCGACCAGCTGATCGTCGGCGGCGGCATCGCCAACACCTTCATCGCCGCGATGGGCTACGGCGTCGGCAAGTCGTTGGTCGAAATGGACCTGGTCGATACGGCAAAGCAGATCATGGCCGATGCCAGGGCGCGCGG from Lysobacter alkalisoli harbors:
- a CDS encoding DUF3999 domain-containing protein, whose product is MNTIASLLVRACLAALLLPSIAMATGPEGYGWEWPLTLSRDDGGAYRATLDESVYRRIQDPRMRDLEVFDGEGLSVPAAVFEPEQPLAQSPRRLALSWFTLPAPAPGAARRWELVSEADEDGRLRRVEVRGGTAPDPAAGTALLVDLSRVREAVVALEFEWNATDALDLGYRVEASDDLDHWQSLAARGRLIDLQREGRRLLHRRIELFGLLPHHQRARYLRLTPDRPDQVVEITALKAIFAPPPAKAALQWVERAPARAASADGRVHEYTLDGRFPIRQVDVALSGNHAVEWRLESRDSTDADWQLRTGPWMTYQVGAGNGGRSAARELPMVLRDRYWRLSANGPVNGEPALRFGYAPEVVVFLAQGAPPYVLAAGSTRARRADSPLPRLVETLRAQQGDDWQPAAAWLGTSRVLAGDAALAPVRDWTSWLLWSLLVLGALVVAGFALSLLRPGRGPSQSPEGTAAAPPETDTVASREGHGDEAGSGPSDNSS
- a CDS encoding DUF2339 domain-containing protein produces the protein MEGLIVLLVLAVLLVPVLLVVALVLIAGLRSRVAVLENQVASLRTARSTVSDTGATLAKAAAMRPDAPPSVAPAPAPRSPAPEQAAPEQAASEQAAPEQAAPEQPARPAPATPPPAPMPPPLPRAPAAASSPPPVAGPAPVRPGPDPLDVLVRAVKRWFTEGNVPVKVGMLVLFAGVAALLKYASDQGWMSFPIQLRLAGVAAAGLAALVFGWRQRERRRSFGLSLQGGAIGVLLLVVFAAFKLYPLLPPGAAFALSIVLVAGAGVLAVAQNSVALAILGILAGFLAPLWLSTGGGNHVALFGYYAVLNAAIFAIAWWRPWRALNLLGFVFTFGIGTLWGVLRYRSEDFASTEPFLLLFFAFYLLIPILYARRRPAGHRDLVDGCLVFGMPLVAFSLQAGLLEGQRMALAFCALGLAAIYAALAWALRRREHFAALVAPYAVLAVGFATLAVPLALSAQATASVFALEGAALAWLGLRQQRRLPQVAGVLLQLAAAASFMIGYPGAAPTMAVANAGFTGALLIALAGFASAWSYWHAGQRPQSMPYYLWGLAWWCGNGLNEIDRFIAAEQRADVVLMCVAASTALAALFQRRIAAPALAWTVVAGLAAALPLALAQDAAHAHPFAGLGALAWALYAVLGGYALHGMRKQAGPAPGWAHAAWLAAWPLALGLGLHELALRLQLGDGWRIALAALPWLAVAAALQWRPAWVAWPLTQRFGQWRAPLQCGFLLLLAIVFLAGLKLPGNSAPLPWLPLLNPLDLFQVAVLVVVAAGMRATPVGSTLHTWRMPAVAATGFVLVSAITLRATHHWGSVEWGAGMFSSSLVQTALTVVWSMLGVLGWIFGSRRGQRTLWLAGAVLMAVVLAKLVLIDRQHLGNLLGIVSFIAYGLLCTAVGYFAPAPPRSPGSRPDNTGEVA
- a CDS encoding phosphoglycerate kinase, with protein sequence MPILRMTDLDLAGQRVLIREDLNVPISDGRITSEQRILAALPTMKLALEKGAAVMVTSHLGRPKEGQWSEADSLAPVAKRLSELLGIEVPLVRDWVDGVEVAPGQLVLLENCRMNVGEKADDEALSKQYAALCDVFVMDAFGTAHRAQASTHGAIRHATVAAGGPLLMAELDALAKALDNPARPLLAIVAGSKVSTKLELLSSLVGKVDQLIVGGGIANTFIAAMGYGVGKSLVEMDLVDTAKQIMADARARGADIPLPADVVVAPAFAADAPATVKPVDAVGADEMILDIGPDTAKAYAELIGKAGTVVWNGPVGVFEFDAFGKGTEALARAIAAGNAFSIAGGGDTLAAVDKYGIADDVSYISTGGGAFLEFLEGKELPAVAALKARG